One segment of Caldanaerobius polysaccharolyticus DSM 13641 DNA contains the following:
- a CDS encoding alpha/beta-type small acid-soluble spore protein, with the protein MAKGSMNKQQMVPQAHQALDNMKYEIAAQLGLPVKQGSEDYWGNLTARDCGAVGGHMVRKMISWAEQAMANNTPGSQMPK; encoded by the coding sequence ATGGCTAAGGGAAGTATGAACAAACAACAGATGGTTCCGCAGGCCCATCAGGCCCTCGACAATATGAAGTACGAAATAGCTGCTCAATTAGGTCTTCCTGTAAAACAAGGTTCAGAAGACTACTGGGGCAACCTCACGGCGAGGGACTGCGGCGCTGTAGGCGGCCATATGGTCAGGAAAATGATAAGCTGGGCAGAACAAGCCATGGCCAATAATACACCTGGTTCTCAAATGCCCAAATAA
- a CDS encoding type 2 periplasmic-binding domain-containing protein, with protein MDDGTIYMFPWLRTAGAVMHANWGPQFRKDWLDKLGLQVPKTIDEWYNVLVTFRDKDPNGNGKRDEIPFTGSGSNGQGISSLGNFAPAWGILNGFYMDNDKINYGPIQPAYRDFLKTMAQWYKEKLIDQDIAINDNKAFDFKVTNNLAGSYFGLMSGNMGRYLTLMKPKQPNFDLVGAPWPVGPGGKPYTTTNLDLKVMGSGVAISSKNKYLRETVEWIDYQYSQEGHMLMNFGIEGQSYKMVNGYPKYTDIITKNPQGLAFTQALFQWTPVSGISGPFDQDARYNEQQMVFPQQKEAGLKTWLNADSSLTLPPITPTEEESQRLASIMNQVNTYQLEMMGKFIMGKEPINDSTWSKYVNTIKSMGIDEAVKIENAALERYNKRK; from the coding sequence TTGGATGATGGAACAATATACATGTTTCCGTGGTTACGTACCGCTGGTGCTGTAATGCATGCCAACTGGGGACCGCAATTTAGGAAAGACTGGCTGGATAAATTGGGTTTGCAGGTTCCAAAAACAATTGATGAATGGTACAATGTGCTGGTGACTTTTAGAGACAAAGATCCTAATGGTAACGGTAAAAGAGATGAAATACCCTTTACGGGTAGCGGTTCTAATGGCCAAGGGATATCGAGTTTAGGAAATTTTGCACCAGCGTGGGGCATATTAAACGGCTTTTACATGGACAATGACAAGATAAATTACGGCCCCATACAACCAGCTTACAGGGATTTTCTCAAGACCATGGCTCAGTGGTATAAGGAAAAGCTTATAGACCAGGATATTGCTATCAATGATAATAAAGCCTTTGATTTCAAAGTTACAAATAATCTTGCAGGTTCATATTTCGGTTTAATGAGCGGTAATATGGGTAGATACTTGACGTTGATGAAGCCAAAACAGCCAAATTTTGACCTTGTAGGAGCGCCGTGGCCTGTAGGACCAGGGGGAAAGCCATATACTACTACAAACTTAGATCTTAAAGTTATGGGTAGTGGCGTTGCTATAAGTTCGAAGAACAAGTACCTCAGAGAAACAGTAGAGTGGATTGATTACCAGTACAGCCAAGAAGGCCATATGCTTATGAATTTTGGTATAGAAGGGCAGAGCTATAAGATGGTAAACGGATATCCAAAGTATACTGACATTATTACCAAAAACCCTCAAGGCTTGGCGTTTACTCAGGCGTTGTTTCAATGGACTCCTGTGTCTGGTATTTCCGGCCCGTTTGATCAAGATGCCAGGTATAATGAGCAGCAAATGGTATTTCCTCAACAGAAAGAAGCAGGACTGAAAACGTGGTTAAATGCGGACTCTTCTCTTACTCTACCGCCTATAACACCTACGGAAGAAGAAAGCCAGAGGTTGGCATCTATAATGAATCAGGTCAATACGTATCAGTTAGAGATGATGGGTAAGTTTATAATGGGCAAAGAGCCGATTAATGACAGCACATGGAGTAAATACGTAAATACGATAAAAAGCATGGGCATAGATGAGGCTGTAAAGATAGAGAACGCAGCACTGGAAAGGTATAATAAAAGAAAATAG
- a CDS encoding DUF4364 family protein — protein sequence MINSTQELAENKLLILYVLQRAGLPLSNEQISEIMMDTESMNYFLLQQFLGELQSSEHLFFDTKKSCYYITPKGTNTLNLFLHLIDEDKRKRLDRYIVINRERFKRELQITADYKQIAKDQFIVTCKVEENNITLIELKLNVVTKEQAKLLCSKWNNKAQKIYANVIRELTEDENIDKKP from the coding sequence GTGATAAACAGCACACAGGAATTAGCTGAAAACAAATTGTTGATTTTGTACGTGCTGCAGAGGGCCGGTTTGCCGCTAAGCAACGAGCAAATATCAGAAATCATGATGGACACAGAGAGCATGAATTATTTCTTATTGCAGCAATTCCTGGGCGAACTGCAAAGCAGCGAACATCTTTTTTTCGATACAAAAAAGTCTTGTTATTATATAACGCCTAAAGGTACCAATACCCTAAACCTCTTTTTACACCTTATAGACGAGGACAAGCGAAAGCGACTGGACAGATACATAGTTATAAACAGAGAGAGATTTAAACGGGAATTACAGATAACAGCAGACTACAAGCAGATAGCTAAAGACCAGTTCATCGTAACATGCAAGGTGGAAGAAAACAATATCACACTTATAGAACTTAAACTAAACGTGGTGACAAAGGAGCAAGCAAAATTGCTCTGCAGCAAATGGAACAATAAGGCACAGAAAATCTACGCTAATGTGATCCGCGAACTAACAGAAGACGAAAACATTGATAAAAAGCCCTAA
- the uvrB gene encoding excinuclease ABC subunit UvrB: MGEFKIVSDYKPTGDQPQAIKKLSDGVRKGYKFQTLLGVTGSGKTFTMANIIQEVQKPTLVIAHNKTLAAQLCSEFREFFPNNAVEYFVSYYDYYQPEAYVPQTDTYIEKDASINDEIDKLRHSATSALFERRDVIIVASVSCIYGLGDPIDYANMTLSLRPGMIKSRDEILKRLVDIQYERNDVNFTRGKFRVRGDIIEVFPASSADRAIRIELFGDEVDRISEIDVLTGEIVGLRNHVSIFPASHYATSKDKLDRAIESIKAELEQRLKELESQGKLVEAQRLKQRTMYDIEMLKEVGYCQGIENYSRHLSGRPPGSPPFTLIDYFPDDFLMFIDESHVTIPQIRGMYHGDKSRKDALVEYGFRLPSAYDNRPLKFHEFEEKINQLIFVSATPGEYELKHSSQVVEQIIRPTGLVDPAVEVRPVKGQIDDLIGEIKKTINKGNRVLITTLTKKMAEDLTDYLKDVGVKVRYLHSDIDTIERMEIVRDLRLGKFDVLIGINLLREGLDIPEVSLVAILDADKEGFLRSETSLIQTIGRAARNAEGRVIMYADEITDSMRRAISETNRRRQIQMKYNEENGIVPRTISKSVRDIIEATIVAEDVKEYKAGENKRSKVEMGALAESQIKETIALLEEQMKKAAENLEFEKAAELRDRIFELKSKIENVQPLGNSRRKKSKSKKALSS, from the coding sequence GTGGGAGAGTTTAAAATAGTGTCTGATTATAAGCCTACGGGGGATCAACCTCAGGCTATAAAAAAGCTCAGCGATGGTGTGAGAAAAGGATATAAATTTCAGACTCTTTTGGGAGTTACTGGCTCTGGTAAGACTTTTACCATGGCGAATATCATTCAGGAGGTTCAAAAACCTACGCTGGTTATAGCTCACAATAAGACGCTAGCAGCGCAGCTTTGTAGTGAGTTCAGGGAGTTTTTCCCCAATAACGCTGTGGAGTACTTTGTGAGCTATTACGACTATTATCAGCCTGAAGCTTATGTTCCTCAGACCGACACGTACATCGAAAAAGACGCCTCGATAAACGACGAGATAGATAAATTAAGGCACTCGGCTACATCTGCCCTTTTTGAAAGGCGAGATGTTATCATAGTGGCCAGTGTGTCGTGCATATACGGCTTGGGTGATCCTATAGATTATGCCAATATGACCCTGTCATTAAGGCCTGGCATGATAAAAAGCCGCGATGAGATACTAAAGAGGCTTGTAGACATACAATATGAGAGAAATGACGTGAACTTTACAAGAGGTAAATTCCGCGTAAGAGGTGACATAATAGAAGTATTTCCTGCCTCTTCTGCCGACAGGGCTATAAGGATAGAGTTGTTTGGCGATGAGGTGGACAGGATATCGGAGATTGACGTTTTAACAGGAGAAATCGTGGGCCTTAGAAACCATGTGTCTATATTCCCTGCTTCCCATTATGCTACATCTAAAGACAAGCTGGATAGGGCTATAGAAAGCATAAAGGCCGAGCTTGAACAGCGCTTAAAGGAGCTGGAGTCTCAGGGCAAGCTGGTGGAGGCGCAGAGGCTAAAACAGCGTACTATGTACGATATAGAGATGCTAAAAGAGGTAGGCTACTGCCAGGGAATAGAGAACTACTCCAGGCATCTGTCAGGTAGACCTCCAGGGAGTCCGCCCTTTACCCTTATAGATTATTTCCCCGATGACTTTTTGATGTTTATAGATGAATCCCATGTAACCATACCGCAAATAAGGGGAATGTACCACGGGGATAAATCTCGCAAAGATGCGCTAGTGGAATATGGGTTCAGGTTGCCTTCTGCTTATGATAACAGACCTCTTAAATTTCACGAGTTTGAGGAGAAGATCAATCAACTGATATTCGTATCTGCTACTCCCGGTGAATACGAGCTTAAACATTCGTCTCAGGTGGTGGAGCAGATTATAAGGCCTACGGGCCTTGTGGATCCTGCTGTTGAGGTGCGACCTGTAAAAGGACAGATCGACGATCTCATAGGTGAGATAAAGAAGACCATAAACAAGGGAAACCGCGTATTAATTACAACTCTTACCAAGAAGATGGCCGAGGATTTAACCGATTACCTGAAAGATGTGGGCGTAAAGGTCAGGTATTTGCACTCAGATATTGACACTATAGAGAGGATGGAAATCGTTAGGGATTTAAGGCTGGGAAAGTTTGACGTGCTCATAGGCATAAATCTGCTGAGAGAAGGCCTTGACATTCCTGAGGTCTCGTTGGTAGCTATTTTGGACGCAGATAAAGAGGGATTTTTGAGATCAGAGACGTCGCTTATCCAGACAATTGGAAGGGCCGCCAGAAACGCGGAAGGACGCGTAATAATGTACGCTGATGAGATAACCGACTCTATGCGGAGGGCTATTTCAGAGACCAACCGAAGGCGACAGATTCAGATGAAGTACAATGAAGAAAACGGCATAGTACCCAGGACCATTTCCAAGTCTGTTCGAGACATCATAGAAGCTACGATTGTAGCAGAAGATGTGAAAGAGTATAAAGCCGGTGAAAATAAACGCTCTAAGGTTGAAATGGGTGCTTTAGCTGAAAGTCAAATAAAAGAGACAATTGCTTTGCTAGAAGAGCAGATGAAAAAGGCAGCTGAGAACCTGGAATTTGAGAAGGCGGCGGAGCTAAGGGACAGGATATTCGAGTTGAAATCTAAAATTGAAAACGTACAGCCCTTAGGTAACAGCCGTCGAAAGAAATCAAAAAGCAAAAAAGCCCTATCCAGTTAG
- a CDS encoding cell wall hydrolase, which yields MIRNKKVACIILSIAVLITSIAMPLQALAASKEHVVSSGESLYDIASWYGTSVDAIKSENGLGSDLITPGQKLYIPVNGDVYTVSYGETLSDIASKYGISVNDIKMANNYWSDYIVSGQQLIIPRVAASSGGASNHNANYAQDRYLLAKIIYAEARGESFEGQVAIGAVILNRVKDPRFPNTIAGVIFQPYAFTAVMDGQFYMEPDEEAFKAADAALSGWDPTGGALYYYNPAKVSSPWIWSRAIVTQIGNHIFAR from the coding sequence ATGATAAGGAACAAAAAAGTAGCATGTATTATCTTGTCTATCGCTGTTTTGATTACATCAATAGCGATGCCGCTGCAAGCGCTTGCTGCATCAAAGGAACACGTGGTGAGTAGCGGCGAATCCCTCTACGATATCGCTAGCTGGTATGGCACCAGCGTGGATGCGATTAAAAGCGAGAATGGCCTGGGGAGCGATTTGATTACGCCTGGCCAGAAACTTTATATACCTGTAAATGGAGACGTTTATACAGTAAGCTATGGAGAGACGTTGTCTGATATCGCATCAAAGTACGGCATTTCAGTTAATGATATAAAGATGGCAAATAATTATTGGAGCGATTATATTGTATCGGGTCAACAGTTGATAATACCAAGGGTTGCGGCAAGTTCAGGTGGAGCTTCAAACCATAATGCAAATTACGCACAGGATAGGTATTTACTGGCGAAGATAATATACGCTGAGGCCCGCGGTGAAAGCTTTGAAGGTCAGGTCGCAATAGGCGCGGTTATATTGAACAGAGTAAAAGATCCAAGGTTTCCTAATACTATAGCAGGAGTTATATTCCAACCTTATGCTTTTACTGCGGTTATGGATGGGCAATTTTACATGGAGCCTGATGAAGAGGCATTTAAAGCGGCCGATGCAGCGCTAAGCGGATGGGATCCCACCGGTGGAGCACTTTATTACTACAATCCAGCTAAGGTTTCTTCGCCGTGGATCTGGTCCAGAGCGATTGTAACTCAAATAGGCAATCATATTTTTGCCAGATAA